A single Sulfurimonas crateris DNA region contains:
- the folE gene encoding GTP cyclohydrolase I FolE: MSDKQDTKFEDAVKTMMFHVGEDPSREGLLKTPQRVKKAYEFIFGGYKEDPREILKSALFTSSNDEMVLLKDIEFYSTCEHHLLPIIGRVHVAYIPDGKVVGLSKIPRVVNVFARRMQIQEQLTEQIADAIMDTIQPKGVAVVIQARHMCMEMRGVEKINSTTTSSALRGLFKKDEKTRSEFFSLINSPTGSRY; this comes from the coding sequence TTGTCCGATAAACAAGATACAAAATTTGAAGATGCCGTAAAGACCATGATGTTTCATGTCGGGGAAGACCCGAGCAGAGAGGGGCTTTTAAAGACTCCTCAACGAGTCAAAAAGGCATACGAGTTTATATTTGGCGGTTATAAAGAGGACCCAAGAGAGATACTCAAATCTGCGCTGTTTACAAGTTCAAACGATGAGATGGTACTTTTAAAAGATATAGAGTTCTACTCCACTTGCGAACATCATCTACTGCCAATAATCGGGCGTGTGCATGTGGCATATATTCCAGATGGAAAGGTGGTCGGGCTCTCAAAGATCCCGCGTGTAGTGAATGTTTTTGCCCGTCGTATGCAGATACAAGAGCAGCTCACCGAGCAGATAGCCGATGCTATTATGGATACTATCCAGCCAAAAGGCGTAGCCGTTGTTATTCAGGCAAGACATATGTGTATGGAGATGAGAGGTGTAGAGAAGATAAACTCGACGACGACATCATCGGCTCTGCGCGGACTGTTTAAAAAAGATGAGAAAACAAGAAGCGAGTTTTTCTCTTTGATAAACTCTCCTACAGGTTCACGTTATTAG